The following proteins are co-located in the Anoplopoma fimbria isolate UVic2021 breed Golden Eagle Sablefish chromosome 18, Afim_UVic_2022, whole genome shotgun sequence genome:
- the hmbox1b gene encoding homeobox-containing protein 1, which produces MSEFSEEPRFTIEQIDLLQRLRRSGMSKQEILHALDTLDRLDREHGDKFGRRTSSSSSSSSCYGVGGANGCTNNSASNANNSNTASATTTTTSSSVTCNGGEGGAGDHSATAATSSTTSKISTATQTQFGSGGGLSPSPSNNYDTSPPPGPPPPTAILPSPVSLVALSQNGRDSLAATPNGKLSPPRYPVNSAAAARAFGFEATEEDLDIDDKVEELLRRDSSLVKEEIKAFLGNRRISQAVVAQVTGISQSRISHWLLQHGSDLSEQKKRAFYRWYTLEKTTPGATLNMRPAPLPLEEMEWRQTPPPITTAPGTFRLRRGSRFTWRKECLAVMESYFNDNQYPDEAKREEIANACNAVIQKPGKKLSDLERVTSLKVYNWFANRRKEIKRRANIEATILESHGIDVQSPGGHSNSDDIDGNDFSEQACDLPYFDKRPLSRPFGLYRLEPTSPTQEDSAAHSEHQDPISLAVEMAAVNHTILALSRTGGVPNDIKTESLEDE; this is translated from the exons ATGTCTGAGTTCAGCGAGGAGCCGCGCTTCACCATCGAGCAGATAGATCTGCTGCAGCGGCTGCGTCGCAGCGGCATGAGCAAGCAGGAGATCCTGCACGCGCTCGACACTCTGGACCGGCTGGACCGGGAGCACGGCGACAAGTTTGGCCGCCgcacctcttcctcttcctcctcctcgtcctgctACGGAGTAGGCGGGGCAAACGGCTGCACCAACAACTCTGCCTCGAATGCCAACAATAGCAACACTGCCTCGgcgaccaccaccaccacttccTCCTCCGTGACGTGCAACGGCGGCGAGGGCGGAGCCGGGGATCACTCAGCAACCGCCGCCACCTCATCAACCACGTCCAAAATCTCCACCGCGACGCAGACACAGTTTGGTAGCGGGGGCGGGCTCTCGCCGTCCCCCAGCAACAATTACGACACTTCCCCGCCCCCCGGCCCGCCGCCACCAACCGCCATCCTGCCCTCACCGGTCTCACTGGTGGCTCTGTCGCAGAACGGGCGGGACAGCTTGGCTGCCACGCCCAATGGGAAGCTGTCTCCGCCCAGATACCCGGTGAACAGCGCTGCGGCAGCACGAGCATTCGGGTTCGAAGCTACAGAGGAGGACCTGGACATTGACGACAAAGTGGAGGAGCTGTTGAG gaggGACAGCAGCTTGGTGAAAGAGGAGATCAAGGCGTTCCTGGGGAACAGGAGGATCTCTCAGGCCGTGGTGGCACAAGTTACCG GGATCAGCCAGAGCAGGATCTCCCATTGGCTGCTGCAGCACGGCTCCGACCTGAGcgagcagaagaagagggccTTCTACCGCTGGTACACGCTGGAGAAGACCACACCAG GTGCCACTCTGAACATGCGGCCAGCCCCGTTACCTCTGGAGGAAATGGAGTGGAGACAAACCCCGCCCCCCATCACCACCGCCCCCGGGACCTTCCGTCTGCGTCGTGGAAGTCGCTTCACTTGGAGGAAAGAGTGCCTGGCAGTTATGGAGAg CTACTTCAACGACAACCAGTACCCAGATGAGGCCAAACGGGAGGAGATAGCAAACGCCTGCAACGCTGTTATTCAGAAGCCAG GGAAGAAGCTGTCTGATCTGGAGAGGGTCACCTCCTTGAAAGTGTACAACTGGTTCGCCAACCGTCGCAAAGAGATCAAGAGGCGGGCCAACATTG AAGCCACAATCCTGGAGAGCCATGGGATAGACGTCCAGAGTCCAGGGGGACACTCCAACAGCGACGACATCGACGGGAACGACTTCTCGGAGCAG GCATGTGACCTGCCCTATTTTGACAAGAGACCTCTCAGCCGACCCTTTGGCCTTTACCGACTGGAGCCCACCTCGCCAACGCAG GAGGACAGCGCGGCGCACAGCGAGCACCAGGACCCCATCTCTCTGGCCGTGGAGATGGCCGCCGTCAACCACACCATCCTGGCCCTGTCCAGAACCGGAGGGGTCCCCAACGACATCAAGACCGAGTCCCTGGAGGACGAATGA